In Dysgonomonadaceae bacterium zrk40, one genomic interval encodes:
- the rpoC gene encoding DNA-directed RNA polymerase subunit beta' has product MAFRKDNKIKSSFSKITIGLASPEQILENSFGEVLKPETINYRTYKPERDGLFCERIFGPVKDYECHCGKYKRIRYKGIVCDRCGVEVTEKKVRRERTGHIHLVVPVAHIWYFRSLPNKIGYLLGIPTKKLDSIIYYERYVVIQAGALEDKVSERDLLTEEEYLDLLETLPRENQMLEDSDPNKFIAKMGAEAILDLLERLNLDKLANQLRHRANTDTSQQRKNEALKQLQVVEAFRGSKNINKPEWMIMKVIPVIPPDLRPLVPLDGGRFATSDLNDLYRRVIIRNNRLKRLIDIKAPDVILRNEKRMLQESVDSLFDNSRKSSAIKTESNRPLKSLSDSLKGKQGRFRQNLLGKRVDYSARSVIVVGPELKMHECGLPKDMAAELYKPFIIRKLIERGIVKTVKSAKKIVDRKEPVVYDILEHVMKGHPVMLNRAPTLHRLGIQSFQPKLIEGKAIQLHPLACTAFNADFDGDQMAVHLPLGNEAILEAQLLMLASHNILNPANGAPITVPSQDMVLGLYYITKIRPGAKGEGMTFYGEEEALIAYNEKKVALHALIKVIVDDIDENGDPISKMHETTVGRVMANEAIPKEVGYINELLSKKSLRDIIGKVIKTCGVARTAQYLDDIKDLGYTMAFKGGLSFNLEDVIIPEEKEKLIQDGYAEVEQIMENYNMGFITYNERYNQIIDTWTHINSKLSNILMKQLAEDDQGFNSVYMMLDSGARGSREQIRQLSGMRGLMAKPQKSGAEGAQIIENPILANFKEGLSVLEYFISTHGARKGLADTALKTADAGYLTRRLVDVSQDVIINEEDCGTLRGLAATAIKNNDEVIASLYERILGRVSVHDVQHPNSGEVLVNAGDEITEDIAKKIDESPIERVEIRSVLTCESHQGVCAKCYGRNLATGRMVQRGEAVGVIAAQSIGEPGTQLTLRTFHMGGTASNIAAENSIKTKYDGILEFDELRFVESTDSEGKSYKVVVSRLVEMRIIDPNTKIVLLSHNIPYGSKLYFGDGSKVAKGDLICEWDPFNAVIVSEATGKIRFENFTENMTYKVESDEQTGLKEKVIIESRDKTRAPSAHIVNENDDILRTYTLPLGSHIVKNENDEIKAGDVLVKIPRAVGKAGDITGGLPRVTELFEARNPSNPAVVSEIDGEVSFGKIKRGNQEISVTSKTGETKKYMVPLSKQILVQENDYIRAGMPLSDGATTPADILAIMGPTAVQEYIVNEVQDVYRLQGVKINDKHFEVIVRQMMRKVEVVDPGDTRFLEQQLVDKHEMMEENDRIWGKKVIVDAGDSQIFEPGQIVTVRKLRDENSSLKRRDLKPVEARDAIPATANQVLQGITRAALQTTSFMSAASFQETTKVLNDAAINGKTDTLEGLKENVIVGHLIPAGTGQREFEKLIVGSREDFEKLNASKRTNLFQEAAVEE; this is encoded by the coding sequence ATGGCATTTAGAAAAGACAACAAGATAAAGAGTAGCTTTTCAAAAATCACGATTGGGCTGGCTTCGCCGGAACAAATTCTGGAAAACTCTTTCGGGGAGGTACTCAAACCCGAGACCATCAACTACCGAACCTACAAGCCTGAGCGCGACGGTCTGTTCTGTGAACGAATCTTCGGACCGGTGAAGGACTACGAATGTCATTGCGGCAAGTACAAACGTATTCGCTACAAGGGCATCGTCTGCGACCGTTGCGGTGTGGAGGTGACTGAGAAGAAGGTGCGCCGCGAACGTACCGGCCACATCCACCTGGTGGTGCCGGTGGCACACATCTGGTACTTCCGCTCACTGCCCAACAAAATCGGTTATCTGCTGGGCATCCCCACCAAGAAACTCGACTCCATCATCTATTATGAGCGCTACGTGGTGATCCAGGCGGGTGCACTTGAGGATAAAGTGAGTGAGAGGGATCTCCTCACAGAAGAGGAGTACCTCGACCTGCTGGAGACCCTCCCCCGTGAGAACCAGATGCTGGAGGATAGCGACCCCAACAAGTTCATCGCCAAGATGGGTGCCGAGGCAATCCTCGACCTGCTGGAGCGGCTCAACCTCGACAAGCTGGCCAACCAGCTGCGTCACCGCGCCAACACCGACACCTCTCAACAGCGCAAGAACGAAGCGCTGAAACAACTGCAGGTGGTGGAAGCCTTCCGCGGTTCAAAGAACATCAACAAGCCGGAATGGATGATCATGAAGGTGATCCCCGTGATCCCACCCGATCTGCGTCCGCTGGTACCTCTCGACGGAGGCCGCTTTGCCACCTCCGACCTGAACGACCTCTACCGCAGGGTGATCATCCGCAACAACCGACTCAAACGACTGATCGACATCAAGGCTCCCGACGTGATCCTGCGCAACGAGAAGCGTATGCTCCAGGAGTCCGTCGACTCACTGTTCGACAACTCCCGCAAGTCGAGTGCCATCAAAACCGAGTCGAACCGTCCGCTCAAGTCACTCTCCGACAGTCTTAAGGGAAAACAGGGCCGTTTCCGTCAGAACCTGCTCGGTAAGCGTGTCGACTACTCCGCCCGCTCGGTAATCGTGGTGGGTCCGGAACTCAAAATGCACGAATGTGGTCTGCCCAAGGATATGGCAGCCGAACTCTATAAACCATTTATCATCCGCAAGCTGATTGAACGAGGCATCGTCAAGACGGTGAAATCGGCCAAGAAGATCGTCGATCGCAAGGAACCTGTGGTCTATGACATCCTCGAACATGTGATGAAGGGACATCCGGTGATGCTCAACCGTGCCCCTACCCTTCACCGCCTCGGAATCCAATCGTTCCAGCCCAAGCTGATTGAAGGAAAGGCCATCCAACTGCACCCTCTTGCCTGTACGGCTTTCAATGCTGACTTCGATGGAGACCAGATGGCTGTCCACCTTCCACTGGGCAATGAAGCAATTCTGGAAGCACAGCTGTTGATGCTCGCATCGCACAACATCCTCAACCCCGCCAACGGCGCCCCAATTACCGTGCCTTCACAGGACATGGTACTCGGACTCTATTACATCACCAAGATTCGCCCGGGAGCGAAAGGGGAAGGGATGACCTTCTACGGTGAAGAGGAGGCACTCATCGCCTATAACGAGAAGAAGGTGGCACTGCACGCACTGATCAAGGTGATCGTCGATGACATTGACGAAAATGGTGATCCCATCAGCAAGATGCATGAGACCACAGTGGGCCGTGTCATGGCCAATGAAGCCATTCCTAAAGAGGTGGGTTACATCAATGAGCTGCTCTCCAAGAAGTCGCTGCGCGACATCATCGGCAAGGTGATCAAGACCTGCGGTGTGGCACGTACGGCACAATACCTCGACGACATCAAGGACCTGGGTTACACCATGGCCTTCAAGGGAGGTCTCTCCTTCAACCTGGAAGATGTGATCATCCCCGAGGAGAAAGAGAAACTGATCCAGGACGGATATGCCGAGGTGGAACAGATCATGGAGAATTACAACATGGGTTTCATCACCTACAACGAACGTTACAACCAGATCATTGACACCTGGACACACATCAACTCCAAGCTCTCCAACATCCTGATGAAGCAGCTTGCAGAAGATGACCAGGGATTCAACTCGGTATACATGATGCTCGACTCGGGCGCCCGCGGATCGCGCGAGCAGATTCGTCAGCTCTCCGGTATGCGTGGTCTGATGGCCAAACCGCAGAAGAGCGGTGCCGAAGGGGCTCAGATCATCGAGAACCCGATTCTTGCCAACTTCAAGGAGGGACTCTCGGTACTCGAGTACTTCATCTCCACCCACGGTGCCCGTAAGGGTCTCGCCGACACCGCCCTCAAGACTGCCGATGCCGGGTATCTCACCCGTCGTCTGGTCGATGTATCGCAGGATGTGATCATCAACGAGGAGGACTGTGGCACGCTCCGCGGCCTGGCAGCCACCGCCATCAAGAACAACGATGAAGTGATCGCCTCACTCTACGAGCGCATCCTGGGTCGCGTTTCGGTGCACGACGTACAACACCCCAACAGCGGTGAGGTGTTGGTCAACGCCGGTGATGAGATCACCGAAGATATTGCGAAGAAGATAGACGAGTCACCCATCGAACGGGTAGAGATCCGTTCAGTACTCACCTGTGAGTCGCACCAGGGCGTTTGTGCCAAGTGCTACGGTCGCAACCTGGCCACTGGCAGGATGGTGCAGCGTGGTGAAGCAGTAGGTGTGATCGCGGCTCAATCAATTGGAGAGCCGGGTACACAGCTTACACTTCGTACCTTCCACATGGGTGGTACAGCTTCCAACATCGCTGCTGAAAACAGCATCAAAACAAAGTACGACGGTATCCTGGAATTCGATGAACTTCGCTTCGTGGAGAGCACCGACTCAGAAGGCAAGAGCTACAAGGTAGTGGTAAGCCGACTGGTGGAGATGCGCATCATTGATCCCAACACCAAAATCGTGTTGCTCTCACACAACATCCCCTACGGTTCGAAGCTTTACTTCGGTGACGGCTCAAAAGTTGCGAAAGGCGATCTGATCTGTGAGTGGGACCCCTTCAACGCAGTGATCGTCTCAGAGGCAACCGGTAAGATCCGCTTCGAAAACTTCACCGAGAACATGACCTACAAGGTTGAATCGGATGAACAGACCGGTCTGAAGGAGAAGGTGATCATCGAATCACGCGACAAGACACGTGCTCCTTCCGCGCATATCGTGAACGAGAACGACGATATTCTACGCACCTATACCCTACCCCTCGGTTCGCACATCGTGAAGAACGAGAACGACGAGATCAAGGCAGGTGATGTGCTGGTGAAGATCCCCCGTGCCGTAGGCAAGGCGGGTGACATCACCGGTGGTCTGCCCCGTGTCACAGAGCTCTTCGAAGCACGTAACCCTTCAAACCCGGCAGTGGTTTCAGAGATCGATGGTGAGGTTTCGTTTGGCAAGATCAAACGAGGCAACCAGGAGATCAGCGTTACCTCCAAAACGGGAGAAACGAAGAAGTACATGGTACCGCTCTCGAAACAGATCCTGGTACAGGAGAACGACTATATCCGTGCCGGCATGCCTCTTTCCGACGGCGCCACTACACCGGCCGACATTCTTGCGATCATGGGGCCGACTGCCGTGCAGGAGTACATCGTGAACGAAGTGCAGGATGTATATCGTCTGCAGGGTGTAAAGATCAACGACAAGCACTTTGAGGTGATCGTCCGTCAGATGATGCGCAAGGTGGAAGTGGTGGATCCGGGAGATACCCGCTTCCTCGAGCAGCAGCTGGTCGACAAACATGAGATGATGGAAGAGAACGACCGCATCTGGGGCAAGAAGGTGATCGTCGATGCCGGCGATTCACAGATCTTCGAGCCGGGCCAGATTGTCACCGTGCGTAAGCTGCGTGACGAGAACAGCTCGCTGAAACGACGCGACCTGAAACCGGTGGAGGCACGCGATGCCATACCTGCCACCGCCAACCAGGTGCTGCAGGGTATCACCCGTGCCGCGCTGCAGACCACCAGCTTCATGTCGGCCGCCTCATTCCAGGAGACCACCAAGGTGCTGAACGACGCTGCCATCAACGGCAAGACCGACACACTGGAAGGGCTCAAGGAGAATGTGATCGTAGGTCACCTTATCCCTGCCGGAACGGGTCAGCGCGAGTTCGAGAAGTTGATCGTCGGTTCACGCGAGGATTTCGAGAAGCTCAACGCCAGCAAGCGCACCAACCTGTTCCAGGAAGCCGCTGTGGAAGAATAA
- a CDS encoding ATP-binding protein, with amino-acid sequence MLSRKITLQDAERDSIFLWGARQTGKSTLLKMQFPDKHYIDLLKSDEFERYNRRPALLREELSLLPINELIIIDEIQKIPALLDEVHWLMSNRNLRFILSGSSARKLRRSDVNLLGGRAIRKHLYPLVSTEIPDFDLLKACNNGMLPRHYLVEDAGKRLQAYVGDYLQQEIKAEALTRNLNTFSRFMEVAALSNGEIVNYNNIATECGISAPTVKEYFSILEETLIGYMIPAFTQKVKRRVIQSPRFYYFDVGIANFLLQRTTLNPGSPEFGHAFEHFILQEIIAYIGYFKPLLNLSYWRTTSGYEVDAIIGNADFAIEVKSSTEVQSHHTKGLKAFSEEFPDARLIIVSLDKYPRRTNNVDIYPATQFLSKMWNGDFF; translated from the coding sequence ATGTTATCACGAAAAATAACTCTTCAGGATGCTGAAAGAGACAGCATTTTCCTTTGGGGTGCACGGCAAACCGGTAAAAGCACGTTGCTGAAAATGCAATTTCCCGACAAGCACTATATAGACTTGTTGAAATCGGATGAATTCGAGCGATACAACCGTCGTCCGGCGCTTTTACGCGAAGAACTCAGTTTACTTCCCATAAACGAGTTGATTATTATTGACGAAATTCAGAAAATTCCTGCATTACTCGACGAAGTGCATTGGCTCATGAGCAATCGCAACCTTCGTTTCATCCTGAGCGGCTCCAGTGCACGCAAGCTGCGGAGAAGCGACGTCAACCTGCTTGGTGGCAGGGCCATCCGAAAGCATCTCTATCCATTAGTGAGCACTGAGATTCCTGATTTTGACCTATTAAAAGCTTGCAACAACGGTATGCTGCCACGACATTATCTTGTGGAAGATGCAGGCAAACGACTTCAGGCTTACGTGGGCGATTACCTCCAACAAGAAATCAAAGCCGAAGCGCTTACCCGCAACCTCAACACTTTTTCACGGTTTATGGAAGTGGCTGCTCTTAGTAACGGTGAGATTGTAAATTACAACAACATTGCCACGGAATGTGGCATCAGTGCTCCGACTGTGAAGGAATATTTCTCCATTCTTGAAGAGACACTCATCGGATACATGATTCCGGCATTTACCCAAAAAGTAAAACGCAGGGTGATCCAGTCACCCAGGTTTTATTATTTTGATGTGGGTATCGCCAATTTCCTGCTCCAAAGAACTACGCTAAATCCGGGGTCACCGGAATTTGGGCACGCTTTCGAACACTTTATCTTACAGGAAATCATTGCCTACATCGGGTATTTCAAGCCGTTATTGAATTTATCGTATTGGCGTACCACATCGGGTTACGAAGTAGATGCCATCATTGGCAATGCCGATTTTGCCATTGAAGTTAAATCTTCCACCGAAGTACAATCACATCATACGAAAGGATTAAAAGCATTCTCAGAAGAATTTCCCGACGCCCGGCTCATCATCGTTTCATTGGATAAATATCCACGACGGACAAACAATGTGGATATCTATCCTGCCACACAATTCCTTTCAAAGATGTGGAACGGCGATTTCTTTTGA
- a CDS encoding helix-turn-helix transcriptional regulator: MKAARNSHLPVWIIIIWLALASCSNPQPEAVTLLKAAEQLADSCPDSALQLIDSIFYPEKSFNKRDYMRYWVTRVQVRYKNYLAVDEDTLIFKAGDYFTKHSNDPVKSTLACFYSGCVYREQGNKEQAMELYKDAETYAVKTSDVDLQGLVQYNMGDLLAEQGLYDQALINYQKAESFYALSPVNAIEKQTRCLSATGRMFLLSGQQESAFADMHKGFELALTTENDALKSLLAQNLSVFYAETAQPNEAIKYLRQSYMLNKDSTKALRYYLNFAEAYAGIGQTDSCSYYSDILAQKIETNDKLPLKAAAYFFLSTQAKKNHNYNLAFNYQQKYVQLVEKITQERLQQSVYEVQQKYDYNKQQNRYNLQLMHRQRLIIIFISFFLLVSLIALFLLRRIVIQKNRLISIQNTVQTLSKTAKDLLKRQNATNEKEVQQRESLLWKFNVLYKSSLLKAELQQFDQMDTKNAIARFDEIVYGKNHPSQWNKLVDTIDEMHPGLSSFTRSTYPQFTETEFKVCLLSYTGLPSKEIALLIDQSVHTVNMTRSRIRQKMGLKEAGADFNTHLKKRFSENSIS, translated from the coding sequence ATGAAAGCTGCGCGCAATTCTCACCTCCCGGTGTGGATCATCATCATTTGGCTGGCACTGGCCTCTTGCTCCAACCCGCAACCTGAAGCTGTCACGTTATTGAAAGCGGCCGAACAGCTGGCAGATAGCTGTCCCGACAGTGCTCTGCAATTGATCGACTCGATTTTTTATCCGGAGAAGAGTTTTAACAAAAGGGATTACATGCGCTATTGGGTGACACGTGTGCAGGTCCGGTATAAAAACTACCTGGCGGTAGATGAAGATACCCTCATATTCAAGGCCGGGGATTATTTTACAAAACACTCCAATGATCCGGTGAAAAGCACTTTGGCCTGTTTTTACAGCGGCTGTGTCTATCGTGAACAAGGGAATAAGGAGCAGGCAATGGAGCTTTATAAAGATGCTGAAACATATGCAGTGAAGACATCCGACGTAGATCTGCAGGGACTGGTGCAGTACAATATGGGCGACTTGCTGGCAGAACAAGGGTTGTACGATCAGGCACTGATCAACTATCAAAAGGCAGAGAGCTTCTATGCTCTATCTCCGGTGAATGCAATAGAGAAGCAGACCCGATGTTTGAGTGCAACGGGCAGGATGTTTCTACTTTCGGGGCAACAGGAGAGTGCCTTTGCTGACATGCACAAAGGTTTTGAGCTGGCTCTTACCACGGAAAACGATGCGTTGAAAAGTTTACTCGCACAGAATCTAAGTGTTTTTTATGCTGAAACAGCGCAACCAAATGAAGCGATCAAATACTTACGCCAATCCTATATGCTCAACAAAGACAGCACAAAAGCTCTCCGCTATTATCTGAATTTTGCTGAAGCATATGCTGGAATTGGGCAAACCGACTCTTGTAGTTATTATTCAGATATATTGGCACAAAAAATTGAGACAAACGATAAGCTCCCTTTAAAAGCCGCTGCCTACTTTTTTCTATCCACACAAGCCAAGAAGAATCACAATTATAATCTGGCATTCAATTACCAACAAAAATATGTACAGCTCGTGGAAAAAATAACCCAGGAAAGACTTCAACAGTCGGTCTATGAGGTACAACAGAAATACGACTACAATAAACAACAGAACAGATACAATCTTCAGTTGATGCACCGGCAACGTCTTATCATCATCTTTATCTCATTCTTTTTGCTGGTCAGCCTCATTGCACTCTTCCTTCTCCGACGTATTGTCATTCAAAAAAACAGGCTAATAAGTATACAAAATACGGTGCAAACACTGAGTAAGACAGCAAAAGACCTGCTGAAACGGCAGAATGCAACCAATGAAAAAGAGGTACAGCAAAGAGAAAGTTTACTTTGGAAATTTAATGTGTTGTATAAATCATCCTTGTTAAAAGCTGAACTGCAACAATTTGATCAGATGGATACAAAAAATGCCATTGCGCGCTTTGACGAAATTGTATATGGTAAGAATCATCCCTCACAATGGAATAAGTTAGTGGATACAATCGATGAAATGCACCCCGGACTTTCATCATTTACACGGTCTACCTATCCTCAATTCACAGAGACCGAATTCAAAGTTTGCCTGTTGTCCTATACCGGATTACCAAGTAAGGAAATAGCCCTTCTAATTGACCAAAGTGTACATACGGTGAACATGACACGTAGCCGTATCCGTCAAAAAATGGGTCTAAAAGAAGCGGGAGCCGATTTCAACACACATTTAAAGAAGAGATTCTCCGAAAACAGTATCTCCTAA
- a CDS encoding O-antigen ligase family protein, whose protein sequence is MKHIVKHIPSFYLLTLFAGALFFIPAIFVNRFTTAPALWMQVGIGIGIAVYVFSAKRRIPLPPKGYILLMTAWAIYHLWQNQGNIENTITIITLISGFFLFYAICSHLKDKGVIFVLFTFLALVLSLWGLAQFSGLMPSYHGSFAVTGPFDNPAGISASLALLLPFALYGCLQRKQRVIAIIVVCLIVTVIILSRARAAVLAAVIILIFFFIRLLRERNIKLLSLHYTAITVSCLLLLVGLFVAKKDSASGRLFIWQCSTKLISRKPISGYGGNGFTANYMNEQATYFTRYPDSKYVNLADNVRHPFNEFLKWTINYGMAGLCLMLLLVAIPLWISRKTDSPELFYIRLSLFSIGICAFFSYPLNYPFIRIMVMFLLASTLASNPQKSITSRIGYFTKGIVLMFSLGLLSATTYQAIYEREWYKIAHKSLRGETAQMLPRYKSLYAHLYRKDLFLYNYAAELNVVGHYKESQQIACECDSLWADYDLQMLMADNCLQLKQYSDTENYLEKAAAMCPVKFMPLYRLTELYLETGRKEDARVLAEKILDKQVKIPSLVISSIKSKMRNLLNELDSLNDSPQLIESDMKPTTISSWQDCLLDPRIPRALLPT, encoded by the coding sequence GTGAAACATATTGTAAAACATATCCCCTCTTTCTACCTGTTAACTCTTTTTGCAGGAGCGCTTTTCTTTATTCCTGCTATTTTCGTAAACAGGTTTACAACCGCCCCGGCATTGTGGATGCAGGTCGGAATAGGTATAGGTATAGCAGTATATGTTTTCTCGGCAAAAAGACGGATCCCTCTTCCCCCTAAAGGATATATCCTTTTAATGACAGCATGGGCAATTTATCATTTATGGCAAAATCAGGGCAATATTGAAAACACAATAACTATTATTACGCTTATCTCTGGTTTCTTTCTGTTCTATGCAATCTGTTCGCATTTGAAGGATAAAGGGGTGATATTTGTCCTTTTCACATTTTTAGCACTGGTACTTTCCTTATGGGGATTGGCCCAATTTTCTGGACTGATGCCATCATACCATGGTTCGTTCGCAGTGACCGGACCATTCGATAATCCCGCCGGCATATCGGCTTCGCTCGCACTTCTGTTACCTTTTGCATTATACGGGTGCCTGCAAAGAAAACAGCGCGTAATCGCAATTATTGTCGTATGCCTGATTGTTACCGTCATCATATTATCACGGGCACGGGCAGCTGTCTTGGCAGCTGTTATCATTCTCATCTTCTTTTTTATCCGGTTATTGAGGGAGCGAAATATAAAACTGCTTTCTCTGCATTATACTGCTATAACCGTAAGTTGTCTTTTATTGCTTGTCGGACTGTTTGTTGCTAAAAAAGATTCAGCCAGCGGAAGATTGTTCATCTGGCAATGTTCGACAAAACTTATATCCCGCAAGCCGATATCCGGATATGGAGGGAATGGTTTCACAGCTAATTACATGAACGAACAAGCAACATATTTTACAAGATATCCCGACAGCAAGTACGTGAATCTTGCCGACAATGTACGCCATCCGTTCAACGAATTTTTAAAATGGACGATAAATTACGGTATGGCAGGATTATGCCTGATGTTATTATTGGTCGCTATCCCGTTATGGATTTCCCGAAAAACGGATTCTCCGGAGTTGTTTTATATCCGTTTAAGTCTTTTCTCTATAGGTATCTGTGCGTTTTTTTCCTATCCGCTCAACTATCCGTTTATCCGGATCATGGTAATGTTTCTCCTTGCATCCACATTAGCTTCCAATCCTCAAAAAAGTATCACCTCAAGAATTGGTTATTTTACTAAAGGGATAGTCCTGATGTTTTCATTAGGATTACTTAGCGCGACCACTTACCAGGCTATTTATGAACGCGAATGGTATAAGATAGCCCATAAATCGTTAAGGGGTGAAACAGCGCAGATGTTACCCCGGTATAAATCGCTTTATGCACATTTGTACCGCAAAGACCTTTTCCTTTATAATTATGCTGCGGAGTTGAATGTAGTGGGGCATTACAAAGAAAGCCAGCAAATCGCGTGTGAATGCGATAGTCTTTGGGCTGATTATGACCTGCAAATGCTGATGGCGGATAATTGCCTGCAATTAAAGCAATACAGCGACACAGAAAACTATCTGGAAAAAGCGGCGGCTATGTGTCCTGTTAAATTTATGCCGTTATACCGGTTAACCGAACTTTACCTGGAAACCGGGCGAAAAGAGGACGCACGAGTATTGGCCGAAAAGATACTGGACAAGCAAGTAAAGATCCCTTCTCTGGTCATAAGCAGTATTAAAAGTAAAATGCGAAACTTATTGAATGAACTGGACAGTTTGAATGATTCACCACAATTAATTGAATCCGATATGAAACCGACAACTATTTCCTCATGGCAGGATTGCCTTTTGGATCCCCGGATTCCAAGGGCACTCCTGCCTACCTGA
- the ppk1 gene encoding polyphosphate kinase 1, with amino-acid sequence MEYNNYAYFKRDISWLSFNYRVLLEAKDERLPIYERIKFLSIYSSNLEEFYKIRVSGYHSSLLESIKRDESVEEALQTIIEINREVTAHEKEYYAIFNEMILPELRRNGIILYQTDAVEPFHRAFVEKYFNEEVFPYLQPMIILKDDIHSFIQDGRIYQVVSLLKKKKKGSNRPSYTYAIMKIPFTKVPRFVELPSFGGNHYIIFIDDLIKANMSSVFPGYQIVDCYSIKISRDADFSLENEDQKDIAERILRKVRKRKIGAVTRFQYDKDMPDYFLKHLCEAYEIEEEELLPSGRYLNLADLMKLPNPVGDSLRQPLPHPLRVPELEANNSILRVLRRQDLLLHFPYQSFDYLLRFLMQAAFDPKVLEIKVTQYRVAENSAVINSLISAAKNGKKVTVFVELKARFDEENNYFSSELMQQAGVKIIYSLPGLKVHAKLAYVRKRSNDPDDPIKGYAYLGTGNFNEKTARIYSDKGLLTSNKEIIRDIDEVFRVLEGKPYMHDFKHLLVTQFNMLPAIHGMIEQEITQVKQGGEGYIILKMNSLEDKGMINALYRASEAGVKIDLIIRGICCLVPNQPYSKNIRVTRIVDAYLEHARVWYFLNGGKETIYLTSADWMTRNLHRRIEVAFPVYAEPLKRQIIDILKIQLEDNQSAVWVDEQLNNVFKSELASPDAPPVRAQHAIYEYLKRSTG; translated from the coding sequence ATGGAATATAACAATTACGCCTATTTCAAACGCGATATCAGCTGGCTCTCTTTCAATTACCGGGTACTCCTGGAGGCGAAGGATGAGCGGCTGCCCATCTACGAGAGGATCAAGTTCCTCTCCATCTACTCGTCAAACCTGGAGGAGTTCTACAAAATCCGCGTGTCGGGCTATCACAGCTCCCTTCTTGAGAGCATCAAGCGTGATGAGTCGGTGGAGGAAGCGCTTCAGACCATCATAGAGATCAACCGCGAGGTGACGGCTCATGAGAAGGAGTATTACGCCATCTTCAACGAGATGATTCTCCCTGAGCTCCGGCGCAACGGCATCATCCTCTACCAGACCGATGCTGTGGAGCCTTTCCACCGGGCTTTCGTGGAGAAGTACTTCAACGAGGAAGTGTTCCCCTACCTGCAGCCGATGATTATCCTGAAGGATGACATCCACTCTTTCATTCAGGATGGTCGCATTTATCAGGTGGTGAGTCTGCTCAAAAAAAAGAAGAAGGGTTCCAACCGCCCTTCCTACACCTACGCCATCATGAAGATTCCCTTCACCAAGGTGCCGCGGTTCGTGGAGCTCCCCTCATTTGGCGGGAACCACTACATCATCTTTATTGACGACCTGATCAAGGCGAACATGTCGAGCGTCTTCCCCGGCTATCAGATCGTAGATTGCTATAGCATCAAGATTTCTCGCGATGCCGATTTCTCTCTCGAAAACGAAGATCAGAAAGATATTGCCGAGCGGATCCTGCGCAAGGTGCGCAAACGGAAGATAGGTGCCGTGACCCGTTTTCAGTACGACAAGGATATGCCGGACTACTTCCTGAAGCACCTCTGCGAGGCCTACGAGATTGAGGAGGAGGAGTTGCTCCCCTCGGGACGATACCTCAACCTGGCAGACCTCATGAAGCTGCCCAACCCGGTTGGTGATAGCCTCCGTCAACCTTTGCCGCATCCCCTGCGGGTTCCGGAGTTGGAGGCCAACAACTCAATCCTGCGGGTGCTGCGTCGCCAGGATCTGCTGCTCCACTTCCCCTACCAGTCGTTCGACTATCTGTTGCGCTTCCTCATGCAGGCTGCGTTCGATCCGAAGGTGCTCGAGATCAAGGTGACCCAATATCGTGTGGCGGAGAACTCTGCCGTGATCAACAGCCTGATCAGTGCTGCCAAGAATGGCAAGAAGGTGACCGTCTTCGTGGAGCTGAAAGCCCGCTTCGATGAGGAGAACAACTACTTCTCCTCCGAACTGATGCAACAGGCGGGGGTGAAGATCATCTACAGCCTGCCGGGACTGAAGGTGCATGCCAAGCTGGCCTACGTGCGCAAGAGAAGCAACGACCCGGATGATCCGATAAAGGGGTATGCCTACCTGGGTACCGGCAACTTCAACGAAAAAACCGCCCGCATCTATTCCGACAAGGGGTTGCTCACCTCCAACAAGGAGATCATCCGCGACATCGACGAGGTGTTCCGCGTGTTGGAGGGGAAACCATACATGCACGACTTCAAACATCTGCTGGTGACTCAGTTCAACATGCTGCCCGCCATTCACGGGATGATTGAGCAGGAGATCACGCAGGTGAAACAGGGTGGCGAAGGATATATCATCCTGAAGATGAACAGCCTGGAGGACAAGGGGATGATCAATGCGCTCTATCGTGCAAGCGAGGCGGGCGTGAAGATTGATCTGATCATCCGTGGCATCTGCTGCCTGGTACCCAACCAGCCCTACAGCAAAAATATCAGGGTGACACGCATCGTTGATGCCTACCTGGAGCATGCGCGTGTCTGGTACTTCCTGAACGGAGGCAAGGAGACAATCTACCTCACTTCAGCCGATTGGATGACTCGCAACCTGCACCGCCGAATAGAGGTGGCCTTCCCGGTCTATGCCGAGCCGCTAAAGCGCCAGATCATCGATATTTTGAAGATCCAGCTGGAGGACAACCAGAGCGCCGTTTGGGTAGATGAACAACTGAACAATGTCTTTAAAAGTGAGTTGGCTTCACCCGATGCCCCTCCTGTACGCGCGCAGCATGCGATTTATGAGTATCTGAAGAGATCTACCGGATAG